A region of Salvia splendens isolate huo1 chromosome 17, SspV2, whole genome shotgun sequence DNA encodes the following proteins:
- the LOC121774351 gene encoding uncharacterized protein LOC121774351 → MGFPGPWIALIERCIGTCWFSILVNGAPAGFFISTRGLRQGDPISPALFVLAADYLSRSLDRLILGNKEKTFKATRGSLEISHLTYADDIIIFTQAATASLRRLRACLDHYAEVSDQLINLAKSNFYIVEAHEGWSNTIRVEGGFSRGTFPFLYLGVPIYRGVKRSDMFMFLRKKIAARISGWAHRHLSFGGRVTLIKSTLEVVPFHIFQAIEPTIGTLKQLDQQMARFFWGSTSEKKRTHWIGWDQICLPTAEGGLGIRNLKEVLRAFNIKLWWRFREQKLLMGKVYVGQILPKGISTHN, encoded by the coding sequence ATGGGATTCCCGGGGCCTTGGATTGCGCTGATTGAGAGGTGTATTGGCACTtgctggttctcgatccttGTTAATGGCGCCCCGGCAGGTTTCTTCATATCCACCCGCGGGCTCAGGCAAGGCGACCCTATTTCCCCTGCCCTTTTTGTCTTGGCTGCAGATTATCTTTCACGTTCTCTTGACAGACTCATTCTTGGGAACAAAGAAAAGACATTCAAAGCTACACGTGGAAGcttggagatcagccacctcaCATATGCTGACGACATAATTATTTTCACTCAAGCGGCTACGGCATCCCTCAGGAGACTAAGAGCTTGTCTTGACCACTATGCAGAGGTATCGGACCAATTAATCAATCTCGCcaagagcaacttctacattgTCGAAGCGCATGAAGGGTGGTCGAACACAATCCGAGTGGAGGGGGGCTTCTCTAGAGGTACCTTCCCATTCCTATACCTTGGGGTCCCTATTTACCGTGGTGTGAAGCGTtcggatatgtttatgttccttcggAAAAAGATCGCGGCTAGAATTTCTGgttgggcacaccgtcacctctCTTTTGGGGGGAGAGTCACATTGATCAAGAGCACGCTTGAGGTAGTCCCTTTCCACATATTCCAAGCGATTGAGCCTACTATTGGAACGCTCAAGCAATtggatcaacaaatggcccgctTCTTCTGGGGTTCGACTAGTGAGAAGAAAAGGACACACTGGATTGGCTGGGATCAGATTTGCCTCCCCACAGCCGAAGGGGGGCTCGGTATCCGCAATCTTAAAGAGGTACTTCGCGCTTTCAATATTAAACTTTGGTGGAGATTCCGGGAACAGAAACTCCTTATGGGCAAAGTATATGTTGGCCAAATACTGCCAAAAGGCATCTCCACTCACAACTAG